The proteins below are encoded in one region of Anaerosporomusa subterranea:
- a CDS encoding branched-chain amino acid ABC transporter permease, with protein sequence MFIQTLVTGLAIGGIYALMAVGYSLVFSVLNFSNFAYGSIIMLGAYAGYYILTQMGQPLFVAVLAAIIGSAILAYANEKIAYSSLRRRNASSLYFMISAMGTAIFLENLVYATIGSRFYAFPEVLTRQNLNVLGTSLGILDAFAIVFSSVAIYGLHWFLQNSKMGIAIRAASYDMQVSQINGVNINRLIGLVFLLAGALAGISGVFLGMKYMVYPTMGWITNKAYIAAVIGGLGSLPGAVVGGLLLGVLETFVSAYISSAIRDVFSFSLLVVLLLVMPSGLFGKYLEEKV encoded by the coding sequence ATGTTCATACAAACATTGGTCACTGGGCTGGCGATTGGCGGAATATACGCCTTGATGGCGGTTGGTTATTCTCTGGTCTTCAGCGTATTGAACTTTAGTAACTTTGCCTATGGCTCAATCATTATGTTAGGTGCTTATGCTGGCTATTATATTTTGACACAAATGGGACAGCCGCTGTTTGTCGCCGTGCTAGCTGCTATTATCGGCTCAGCAATATTGGCCTATGCCAATGAGAAGATTGCGTATAGCAGTCTGCGGCGCCGTAATGCTTCCTCTCTGTATTTCATGATCAGCGCAATGGGCACAGCGATTTTTTTGGAAAACCTCGTCTATGCTACTATCGGTTCGCGGTTTTATGCGTTTCCTGAGGTTCTGACTCGTCAGAATTTAAATGTCTTGGGCACTTCGCTTGGTATTTTGGATGCATTTGCGATTGTCTTTTCTTCTGTCGCGATTTATGGGTTGCACTGGTTTTTGCAAAACAGCAAGATGGGTATCGCGATTCGTGCTGCCTCGTATGATATGCAAGTCAGTCAAATTAATGGCGTTAATATCAATCGCTTGATTGGTCTGGTGTTTCTGCTCGCCGGAGCGCTGGCGGGCATCTCTGGCGTGTTCTTAGGGATGAAATATATGGTCTATCCCACGATGGGGTGGATTACGAATAAAGCCTATATTGCAGCTGTTATCGGCGGCTTGGGAAGTCTGCCCGGGGCAGTCGTTGGCGGGTTGCTCTTAGGCGTGCTAGAGACCTTTGTGTCTGCCTACATATCTTCAGCGATCCGCGATGTATTCAGTTTTTCCCTATTGGTAGTACTTCTCTTAGTAATGCCGTCTGGCTTGTTCGGCAAATATCTCGAGGAGAAGGTGTAG
- a CDS encoding branched-chain amino acid ABC transporter permease, producing the protein MFEYFSGVLTFSLIYVIATVGLAVFTGFTGLFSLGHAAFVAIGAYTSGILTYFYQVNFWLALVAGGVMSGLVGVIIGYPTLKAKLRSDYFAIATLGFGEAVRVLLENLDITQGARGLPGIALETDLPTVLVVTIIVLWVARNFIHSRYGRAAIAVREDFTAAEMMGINLFTIRMRSLVFSAVTAGLAGGLFAHYVSFIQPSMFTGALSTQLTAGVVAGGMGSLTGPALAAIVFVAVPEALRVASMWRLVAYGFLLVAIMVFRPQGLFGHQEISWNTWRNLWKRVRSCGTKPC; encoded by the coding sequence ATGTTTGAATACTTCAGCGGCGTTCTGACCTTCAGTTTAATTTATGTGATTGCCACAGTCGGCTTGGCCGTCTTTACCGGCTTTACCGGCTTGTTTTCGCTTGGACATGCCGCATTTGTCGCGATTGGAGCCTATACTTCCGGCATTCTAACCTACTTTTATCAGGTCAATTTCTGGCTGGCTTTGGTAGCTGGTGGTGTGATGTCCGGTCTGGTCGGAGTGATTATCGGCTACCCAACATTGAAAGCGAAGCTGCGCAGCGACTACTTCGCCATTGCGACGCTTGGCTTTGGCGAAGCAGTACGGGTGCTGCTGGAAAACCTCGATATCACCCAAGGGGCGCGCGGTCTGCCAGGCATTGCGCTGGAGACTGATCTGCCCACAGTGTTGGTTGTAACCATTATCGTACTCTGGGTAGCGCGCAACTTTATTCACTCCCGATATGGGCGGGCGGCTATTGCTGTGCGGGAGGATTTTACCGCTGCAGAGATGATGGGCATCAACTTGTTTACGATTCGCATGCGGTCGCTGGTTTTTAGCGCGGTGACCGCCGGTTTGGCTGGCGGACTGTTTGCCCACTATGTGTCCTTCATCCAGCCATCGATGTTTACTGGTGCGCTCTCCACCCAATTGACCGCCGGAGTAGTCGCTGGCGGCATGGGCAGCTTGACCGGACCAGCGCTGGCTGCGATTGTTTTTGTCGCTGTGCCGGAGGCCTTGCGCGTGGCCAGCATGTGGCGGTTGGTGGCTTATGGCTTTCTGTTGGTAGCTATCATGGTGTTTAGACCACAGGGCTTGTTCGGGCACCAGGAGATTTCTTGGAATACCTGGCGGAATCTGTGGAAAAGGGTTCGGTCCTGCGGGACTAAGCCTTGTTGA
- a CDS encoding ABC transporter ATP-binding protein encodes MEFLRLDQLGKQFGGITACNNISFTAETGQIVGLIGPNGAGKTTVFNLITGVYKPSSGTISFAGQVISGCSPDDIVAKGIARTFQNIRLFRSLSALENVCIAVDRVAEYSLVQALLRLPKVLRSEAQTRRQAMEYLDALGLADKAELKAESLPYGLQRKLEIARALALKPQLLLLDEPAAGMNPEESVELAKLIRTVHDRYNLTTLLIEHHMDVVMQLCDKIVVLNFGQKLAEGAGGEIQTNPEVLKAYLGSGERSKRRARN; translated from the coding sequence ATGGAATTTTTGCGTCTTGACCAATTGGGTAAACAGTTTGGCGGCATAACCGCCTGTAACAATATTAGCTTTACTGCCGAGACTGGTCAAATTGTCGGTCTGATCGGGCCGAATGGGGCAGGTAAAACGACAGTATTTAATTTAATAACCGGAGTATATAAACCATCCTCCGGCACTATTAGTTTTGCAGGGCAAGTCATCAGTGGCTGCAGTCCTGATGACATCGTTGCCAAGGGAATTGCCCGCACCTTTCAAAATATTCGCTTGTTCCGCAGCCTGTCAGCGCTCGAAAATGTTTGCATCGCAGTGGACCGTGTAGCTGAGTATAGTCTGGTACAGGCACTATTGCGCTTGCCAAAGGTACTGCGCAGTGAAGCCCAAACGCGCCGTCAGGCCATGGAATACCTGGACGCGCTCGGGTTAGCTGACAAGGCGGAGCTGAAGGCGGAAAGTCTGCCATACGGCTTGCAACGCAAACTGGAGATTGCCCGAGCACTGGCTCTGAAGCCGCAACTGCTGCTGTTAGATGAGCCTGCCGCAGGCATGAACCCAGAGGAATCAGTCGAACTGGCCAAACTGATCCGGACGGTGCATGATCGCTATAACCTGACAACATTACTGATCGAACATCACATGGATGTTGTCATGCAACTATGTGATAAAATTGTGGTCTTGAACTTTGGCCAAAAGCTTGCCGAGGGGGCAGGCGGAGAAATTCAGACAAATCCCGAAGTACTTAAGGCATATCTTGGCTCAGGAGAAAGGAGCAAACGACGTGCTCGAAATTAA
- a CDS encoding ABC transporter ATP-binding protein gives MLEIKGLSVKYGHIEALRDISLTIKPGRIVSVVGANGAGKSTLMMTLAGALLPAAGTISFEGKPLPRRPHEVLGLGICLVPERRRLYANLTVKENLQMGAFLRNDKKGIADDLEAMYALFPVMKQRLTQYAGTLSGGEQQMVAIARGLMSRPKLLLLDEPSLGLAPLLVESVLDAVVDICSRGTTILLAEQNANQALEMADDAFVLETGRIVLSGPGPELAENPLVQQAYLGIKH, from the coding sequence GTGCTCGAAATTAAGGGGTTATCGGTAAAATACGGGCATATCGAAGCTCTGCGCGACATCAGCCTAACCATTAAGCCTGGCAGGATCGTTTCTGTGGTTGGCGCTAACGGCGCCGGCAAGTCAACACTAATGATGACTTTGGCAGGTGCACTTTTGCCAGCTGCAGGTACCATCAGCTTCGAGGGTAAGCCTTTGCCGCGCCGTCCCCACGAAGTACTGGGGCTAGGAATTTGTTTAGTGCCTGAACGGCGGCGGCTTTACGCCAACCTTACGGTAAAGGAAAATCTACAGATGGGCGCTTTCTTGCGCAATGATAAAAAGGGCATTGCTGATGACCTTGAGGCGATGTACGCCTTGTTTCCGGTCATGAAGCAACGGCTGACGCAATACGCCGGGACACTTTCGGGTGGTGAACAGCAGATGGTGGCAATTGCCCGCGGGCTGATGTCGAGACCCAAGCTGCTGCTGTTAGACGAGCCTTCGCTCGGCCTGGCGCCACTGTTGGTAGAAAGTGTGCTTGATGCTGTTGTTGACATCTGCTCGCGCGGCACAACCATCCTACTCGCTGAACAAAACGCCAATCAGGCGCTGGAGATGGCTGACGACGCCTTTGTTCTCGAAACCGGACGGATTGTCCTGTCTGGGCCGGGACCGGAATTAGCAGAGAATCCTCTCGTTCAGCAGGCGTATTTGGGGATAAAACATTAG
- a CDS encoding ABC transporter ATP-binding protein, giving the protein MNYIVEATNLGKNYGSFRALNGISFFIRPGECFGLLGHNGAGKTTTMRMIYGLSTVEAGELRLFGEPISLTPSSIKSRIGVVPQEDNLDPDLTVIENLIIYGGYFGLAKDQALQRGRELIGFMGMEEKENASVDSLSGGLKRRLVIARALMNRPELVILDEPTTGLDPQARRLVWQKLRGLKADGVTLILTTHYMEEAAQLCDRLIVLHEGRVLAEGSPAELVAAHVMSEVIEVHLPLDRIPSGFSESVTAAGGQVMTVAEGLFLYSNQGHELWQQTAAWGVPAHACILRPSTLEDVFLKLTGWEGDE; this is encoded by the coding sequence ATGAACTACATTGTTGAAGCAACTAATTTAGGCAAGAATTACGGCTCGTTTCGCGCCCTTAACGGCATTTCCTTTTTCATTCGACCTGGTGAATGCTTTGGCTTGTTAGGCCATAATGGCGCAGGAAAAACCACCACCATGCGGATGATTTACGGCTTATCGACCGTCGAAGCGGGTGAATTGCGTTTGTTTGGTGAGCCAATCAGTCTGACGCCTTCGTCGATTAAGTCCCGGATCGGTGTCGTACCCCAGGAGGACAACCTGGACCCTGACTTGACTGTGATCGAAAATCTCATTATCTATGGCGGATACTTCGGTTTGGCTAAGGATCAAGCTTTACAACGCGGTCGTGAGTTGATTGGCTTCATGGGCATGGAAGAAAAGGAAAATGCATCAGTTGATAGCTTGTCTGGTGGCTTGAAGCGGCGGCTGGTTATTGCCAGGGCGCTGATGAATCGTCCAGAACTGGTTATTCTTGATGAACCGACGACCGGACTTGATCCGCAGGCTCGCCGCTTGGTTTGGCAGAAACTTAGGGGGCTAAAAGCAGACGGCGTGACTCTTATCCTAACGACTCACTATATGGAGGAGGCGGCGCAACTTTGCGATCGCCTGATTGTGTTGCATGAAGGCCGGGTCCTGGCTGAGGGAAGTCCGGCTGAATTGGTCGCAGCCCATGTGATGTCTGAAGTGATTGAAGTCCACCTGCCGCTTGACCGGATTCCGTCTGGCTTTAGTGAAAGTGTGACAGCCGCGGGCGGACAAGTCATGACCGTGGCTGAGGGCCTGTTTCTCTATAGCAATCAAGGTCATGAGCTATGGCAGCAGACTGCCGCCTGGGGCGTTCCGGCACATGCCTGCATTCTGCGGCCTTCCACGTTAGAAGATGTTTTTCTGAAGCTGACTGGATGGGAGGGGGACGAATGA
- a CDS encoding ABC transporter permease has translation MISALRILGRHMTVFRRTWLSNVMYNCIEPLLYLGSMGFGIGAFVSEMKGLSYIQFVATGMVASSAMFAATFECTYGSFIRLHHQKTFHAMLAAPITVRDVIWGEALFGAVKTVCFGAAILLVITLLGQVNSIWALAIPPFLALPGLAFSFLALAFTGYISNIDYFNYYITLFITPLYLFAGIFFPVDAMPGWLAWAVWLNPLYHVVEVCRALSLGWLASGLLIHAGVLALLATVAAWLAVRLMEKRLIS, from the coding sequence ATGATTTCCGCTCTACGCATTCTCGGCCGGCATATGACAGTGTTCCGCCGTACCTGGTTATCTAATGTGATGTATAACTGCATTGAGCCATTGCTTTATCTCGGTTCTATGGGCTTCGGCATTGGCGCCTTTGTCAGCGAAATGAAAGGGTTGAGCTATATACAGTTTGTCGCCACTGGTATGGTTGCTTCGTCAGCAATGTTTGCTGCTACCTTTGAATGTACCTATGGCAGTTTTATCAGGCTACATCATCAAAAGACCTTCCATGCCATGCTAGCTGCGCCAATAACAGTACGGGACGTGATCTGGGGCGAAGCGCTATTTGGTGCAGTCAAGACGGTTTGCTTCGGGGCAGCCATTCTGCTGGTCATCACCCTGTTGGGACAGGTCAACTCTATCTGGGCGTTAGCGATTCCGCCGTTTCTGGCTTTGCCGGGGCTGGCGTTTAGTTTCCTGGCGCTGGCGTTTACTGGCTATATTTCAAATATTGATTACTTTAACTACTATATAACCTTATTCATCACCCCGCTATACCTCTTCGCGGGCATCTTCTTTCCAGTGGACGCTATGCCTGGCTGGTTAGCATGGGCGGTTTGGCTCAATCCACTGTACCATGTTGTTGAGGTTTGCCGGGCGCTATCGTTAGGTTGGCTTGCGAGCGGACTGCTGATTCATGCCGGAGTTTTAGCTCTGCTGGCAACGGTGGCGGCTTGGCTAGCGGTTAGACTTATGGAAAAGCGGCTGATTTCATAG
- a CDS encoding GYF domain-containing protein codes for MSYHEFFGLQLSACEDEVANLFFNDIHKGSNLYLYPDIPEKKLEAAKRTYAPVVKKDGLLALADNTVFGAADEGLVLTLHGIYWTEVVMSSKGTYLPYKEIFEVAASTSLSFKGGGRGIKVNGTRWISLACLNSASILELANFIESASEICGKYCVDSEAAVGEPEKGDNRFEEWFISVNGQTYGPYHLDTIKALVSSKQIQPDTCLGWKDGMANWLDFMDISELANLVRTGPPPLPSPSLPPTREQLEPMGGLSVSDELHGLLNINIATVDELLGLPGINLDQARFLVSQRERRRFFSSVEEVGELLQLQPHQVEKIRSRIVISALPGGGRRIDY; via the coding sequence ATGAGCTATCATGAATTTTTCGGTCTTCAATTATCAGCTTGTGAAGATGAGGTTGCTAACTTATTTTTTAACGATATACATAAAGGCAGCAACTTATATCTGTATCCTGATATTCCGGAGAAGAAGCTGGAAGCAGCCAAAAGGACTTACGCTCCTGTCGTAAAGAAGGATGGCTTGCTGGCGTTAGCAGATAACACCGTATTTGGGGCGGCTGATGAGGGCCTCGTATTGACTCTGCATGGGATTTATTGGACTGAGGTAGTCATGAGTAGTAAAGGGACGTACCTTCCATATAAAGAAATTTTTGAAGTGGCTGCAAGCACCTCTTTATCTTTTAAGGGTGGGGGCAGGGGTATCAAGGTTAACGGGACGCGTTGGATATCGCTTGCCTGCCTCAATTCGGCGTCTATTCTTGAATTGGCGAATTTCATAGAATCAGCATCAGAAATATGCGGCAAGTATTGCGTTGATAGTGAAGCAGCGGTTGGTGAGCCAGAGAAAGGCGATAATCGTTTCGAAGAATGGTTTATCTCAGTTAACGGCCAGACCTATGGCCCTTATCATCTAGATACCATTAAAGCTTTGGTATCGTCGAAACAGATACAGCCTGATACATGCTTGGGGTGGAAAGATGGTATGGCCAACTGGCTAGACTTTATGGACATTTCTGAATTGGCTAATCTTGTTAGGACAGGTCCTCCGCCGCTGCCGTCGCCATCATTACCGCCCACCCGTGAGCAACTCGAGCCAATGGGCGGTTTATCAGTTAGCGATGAACTGCATGGTTTACTTAATATTAATATCGCAACTGTGGATGAATTACTCGGATTGCCAGGAATAAACCTTGACCAGGCCAGATTTTTAGTTAGCCAGCGTGAACGCAGGAGATTCTTTTCATCTGTTGAGGAAGTTGGAGAATTATTGCAGCTGCAACCGCATCAAGTAGAAAAGATCCGTAGTCGTATTGTTATTTCAGCATTACCGGGCGGTGGGAGAAGGATCGATTATTAG
- a CDS encoding DUF2997 domain-containing protein, with amino-acid sequence MQKQFRLQIFPDGRVQVELEGIKGKKCTDYIALLEELTGSETYESAYTADYYEQEDITLQNDLHSKITESEKAGWRR; translated from the coding sequence ATGCAAAAGCAGTTTAGGCTACAGATATTTCCCGATGGCAGGGTGCAGGTAGAGCTTGAGGGTATCAAAGGGAAAAAATGTACCGACTACATCGCTCTCTTGGAGGAACTAACAGGCTCCGAAACGTACGAGTCGGCCTATACGGCAGACTATTACGAACAGGAAGACATCACACTGCAAAACGACTTGCATTCAAAAATTACTGAAAGTGAAAAGGCAGGGTGGCGAAGATGA
- a CDS encoding ComEA family DNA-binding protein, whose product MILLLGYIAFAALLFVGYVVLGNTFTALIPILPLAAAIYMYFQARVKAGSKGKAWIWVLITFPFFFITIPLWIYLHRSQPLQQAEERKEELAAKADPLQPADVYHTKLTTDMEAGADKVIKPPPIVQTPLQITDSELLDLNIATEKELAGLPGISIILAKKAVSVRQKTGGFKSFDDFCRHLSLKPHIAKLIRPLCQVSICEPGVAKTTSGRVIDY is encoded by the coding sequence ATGATCCTGCTACTCGGGTATATAGCGTTTGCAGCACTGTTATTTGTTGGTTACGTAGTTCTAGGCAACACGTTTACAGCATTAATTCCCATCCTGCCTTTGGCTGCTGCGATCTATATGTACTTCCAGGCAAGAGTTAAAGCAGGCAGCAAGGGCAAAGCCTGGATCTGGGTGTTGATTACGTTTCCGTTCTTCTTTATAACAATACCTTTGTGGATATATTTGCATAGATCGCAACCATTGCAACAAGCTGAAGAACGGAAAGAGGAGCTGGCTGCAAAAGCAGATCCGCTTCAGCCAGCTGATGTCTATCATACGAAGCTAACGACCGATATGGAAGCAGGAGCAGATAAAGTAATAAAACCGCCGCCTATTGTACAAACTCCCTTGCAGATAACAGACAGTGAACTGCTTGATCTTAATATAGCGACAGAAAAAGAGTTGGCTGGATTGCCGGGAATAAGTATCATATTGGCAAAGAAGGCAGTTTCTGTACGGCAAAAAACAGGCGGCTTCAAAAGTTTTGATGATTTTTGCCGTCATCTAAGCTTGAAACCGCATATTGCCAAACTCATTCGTCCCTTGTGTCAAGTCAGTATTTGCGAGCCGGGTGTAGCTAAAACAACTTCAGGAAGAGTGATCGATTATTAA
- a CDS encoding 4Fe-4S single cluster domain-containing protein, translated as MHIRLYNFLPKTAVEGPGIRACVWVQGCPIRCRGCATPEAWDESGGIEVDVDALAQEIVSVPDLEGVTFAGGEPFAQADALAELGRIVREFGLTVLTFTGYRFEDIKMSNCPSWQELLAVTDVLIDGPYKQELADTSRPWIGSANQRYHFLTERYQYLQKDLPNISNKIEIRIRPNGQILVNGILSQDDLSFLLELRNAHDVRRKRDT; from the coding sequence ATGCATATTAGACTTTATAACTTCCTGCCAAAGACTGCAGTTGAAGGTCCGGGGATACGCGCCTGCGTTTGGGTGCAGGGATGTCCTATCCGGTGCAGAGGCTGTGCCACACCGGAAGCCTGGGATGAAAGTGGCGGTATTGAAGTCGATGTTGATGCTTTGGCACAGGAAATCGTATCAGTCCCGGATTTAGAGGGGGTAACTTTTGCCGGTGGAGAGCCGTTTGCGCAGGCTGACGCCCTTGCAGAACTGGGGAGGATTGTGCGTGAATTCGGTCTGACCGTTCTTACGTTTACGGGGTATCGATTCGAAGATATCAAAATGAGCAATTGCCCCTCCTGGCAAGAGCTTCTTGCTGTTACTGATGTCTTGATTGATGGCCCGTATAAACAGGAATTGGCAGATACCAGTCGCCCTTGGATTGGTTCAGCGAATCAGCGGTATCATTTCCTAACTGAACGTTATCAGTACTTGCAAAAAGATCTTCCGAATATTTCAAATAAGATTGAAATCAGAATTAGGCCGAACGGACAAATCCTAGTGAATGGGATACTGTCACAAGACGATTTATCGTTTTTACTAGAACTACGCAATGCGCACGATGTGCGCCGCAAAAGGGATACATAA
- a CDS encoding histidinol phosphate phosphatase, translating to MLFDTHTHTTFSTDSRMTFAEAEQAARERNLGIIITEHMDLAYPEPEAFTFNVDDYFAAYGAHRSDALLLGIEIGMRDDCVDANREIVAKHPFDFVIGSIHVVENIDIYQGSFYHTRTKEEVYHQYFNSMIVCLEQYDFIDSLGHIDYICRYAQFDDPELYFFDFQTDIDLVLSQLAQRDQAIEINTRRLYLPDSKEALLPVYHRFRELGGRFVTIGSDAHKAKDIGKGLDLAMEMAETCGLTPVYYKERKPIRLTL from the coding sequence ATGTTGTTTGATACTCATACGCATACTACCTTCTCTACTGACTCGCGCATGACGTTTGCTGAGGCGGAGCAGGCAGCTAGAGAGCGTAATCTTGGAATTATCATCACCGAGCATATGGATCTTGCCTATCCTGAGCCAGAGGCGTTTACATTTAATGTTGATGACTACTTTGCTGCTTATGGGGCACACCGCAGCGACGCGCTGCTGCTGGGGATCGAGATTGGCATGCGTGATGACTGTGTTGACGCCAACCGGGAAATCGTCGCCAAGCATCCATTTGACTTTGTGATCGGCTCCATCCATGTCGTTGAGAACATCGACATTTACCAAGGATCGTTTTATCACACCCGGACAAAAGAAGAGGTCTATCATCAGTACTTTAATTCGATGATTGTTTGTCTCGAACAATATGACTTTATTGACAGCTTAGGTCATATAGATTACATCTGCCGCTATGCCCAGTTTGATGACCCTGAACTCTATTTCTTTGATTTCCAAACAGATATTGACTTGGTTCTCTCCCAACTAGCGCAACGCGACCAAGCGATTGAAATCAATACTCGCCGCCTCTACCTGCCTGACAGCAAAGAAGCGTTGTTGCCTGTCTACCATCGTTTCCGCGAACTAGGCGGCCGGTTTGTCACAATCGGCTCAGATGCCCATAAGGCCAAAGATATTGGCAAAGGACTGGACTTAGCCATGGAAATGGCTGAAACCTGCGGGTTGACGCCGGTTTATTATAAAGAGAGAAAACCGATTCGCCTGACACTCTGA
- a CDS encoding phosphoglycerate dehydrogenase gives MKKILITPRSFGKNNNKPIELLKEKGYEIITNPYQRIMTQEEMSVAIRDVDGIVIGVDPLNGEVLKNAKQLKAISKYGVGLDNIDLAYAEQRGIIVTKTVGANTGAVADFAVTLMLATARRMVYIDQECRQRNWAKVSTIQMDNKTLGLIGLGSIAKAVVKKVSGFDMKIIAYDTSPDLEYAQKHNITYVDLETLLQESDFISIHLPLLDSTKNLISSKEFALMKQTAVLVNTARGGIIDEAALLSALKNRRIWGAGIDVFEAEPPSNDEFLKLDNIIIGSHCAASTFEAIDAMGMMAAENLINSLETPLTDR, from the coding sequence ATGAAAAAGATTCTGATAACACCACGCTCGTTTGGTAAAAATAATAACAAGCCGATTGAACTGTTGAAGGAAAAAGGCTATGAAATAATCACTAACCCCTATCAACGCATCATGACACAAGAAGAAATGAGTGTTGCGATAAGGGATGTTGACGGCATTGTCATTGGCGTTGATCCGCTAAATGGCGAGGTATTAAAAAACGCTAAGCAACTGAAAGCTATCTCCAAGTACGGAGTCGGTTTAGACAATATTGACTTGGCGTATGCCGAGCAGCGGGGTATTATTGTCACAAAAACAGTCGGCGCCAACACCGGCGCCGTTGCCGATTTCGCCGTGACGCTAATGCTGGCGACAGCCAGGCGGATGGTCTATATTGACCAGGAATGCCGACAACGGAATTGGGCGAAGGTCAGTACTATTCAAATGGATAATAAAACGCTGGGCCTTATTGGTCTCGGAAGCATCGCCAAAGCGGTAGTGAAAAAGGTCTCCGGATTTGACATGAAGATTATTGCTTATGATACTTCTCCTGACCTCGAGTATGCACAGAAACACAACATCACTTATGTTGATCTCGAAACACTGCTGCAGGAATCGGATTTTATCAGTATTCATTTGCCATTGCTCGACAGTACGAAGAACCTGATATCAAGCAAAGAATTTGCATTGATGAAACAGACTGCTGTACTGGTTAATACGGCCAGAGGCGGAATTATTGATGAAGCCGCCTTGTTATCAGCGCTGAAAAACCGCAGAATTTGGGGAGCAGGTATTGATGTGTTTGAAGCAGAGCCGCCGAGCAATGATGAGTTTCTGAAACTGGATAACATCATCATCGGCTCTCACTGTGCGGCCTCTACCTTTGAGGCTATTGATGCGATGGGAATGATGGCTGCAGAAAATCTGATTAACAGCTTGGAGACGCCACTGACAGATCGGTAA
- a CDS encoding TRAP transporter large permease subunit, with amino-acid sequence MTMTMVVFVASLLAVMALGIPIAFALIMSGVALLLHMGMFDTQILAANLTPVLMPIVHKAGINPIYFGFMFVFNNMIGCLTPPVGTVLNAAAGVGKITMHDIIRCVMPYMWIEIILLLLLTLFPQLVLVPLS; translated from the coding sequence ATGACTATGACGATGGTCGTATTCGTGGCATCATTGCTTGCAGTGATGGCGCTCGGTATTCCTATCGCTTTCGCCCTTATCATGAGCGGCGTTGCGCTACTCTTGCATATGGGGATGTTTGACACGCAAATACTCGCCGCCAACCTCACCCCTGTTTTGATGCCGATTGTTCATAAGGCCGGTATTAACCCCATCTATTTCGGTTTCATGTTTGTGTTCAATAATATGATCGGCTGTCTCACTCCACCAGTTGGAACGGTGCTTAACGCCGCTGCCGGAGTCGGCAAAATCACGATGCATGACATTATTCGCTGTGTTATGCCTTATATGTGGATTGAAATCATCCTCTTATTGCTACTCACACTCTTCCCACAGCTTGTCTTGGTTCCACTAAGCTAG